One Candidatus Nitrososphaera evergladensis SR1 genomic window carries:
- a CDS encoding TIGR03668 family PPOX class F420-dependent oxidoreductase has protein sequence MDDDNATAIIAHDVKELVERARVARLATVDSESKPHLVPIVFVFDDNCFFVPIDEKRKTVKPENLRRLRNIRDNPNVALLIDEYYDDDWTRLAFVMIRGKASIMMAGKTQGGIQLNKVYEKLIAKYPQYQKIGPGETCIVIRPEKVTSWRNS, from the coding sequence ATGGATGATGATAATGCTACTGCTATTATTGCCCACGATGTCAAAGAACTTGTAGAAAGAGCTAGAGTTGCAAGGCTTGCAACGGTAGATTCAGAGTCCAAGCCTCACTTGGTGCCTATAGTGTTTGTGTTTGATGACAACTGTTTCTTTGTACCGATAGATGAAAAAAGAAAGACGGTCAAACCGGAGAACCTAAGGCGGCTCAGGAACATACGGGACAATCCAAACGTCGCCTTGCTCATCGACGAGTATTATGATGATGATTGGACAAGGCTGGCCTTTGTAATGATACGAGGAAAGGCGTCAATAATGATGGCAGGCAAAACACAGGGAGGCATACAGTTGAACAAAGTCTACGAAAAATTGATTGCCAAATATCCCCAGTATCAAAAAATCGGGCCGGGTGAAACATGCATCGTCATCCGGCCGGAAAAGGTAACGTCGTGGCGCAATTCTTGA
- the glnA gene encoding type I glutamate--ammonia ligase, with translation MSFRDASSLEELQQKNNSSSGPDDITSAEFLQLRYTDVPGRFLAKYVFSGNKSLREYFKSGVGLDGSSVRGFATIDESDLLLVPDRSTLRRLPLPDFNVATVIADVYRGFGRGRLPRDPRHVSQCVEERLAYDGLACQVGPEVECFIFDDMVFSGGHEAKIVSVEDEGQSKYPLRRKGGYDAPPFQDSLMEFRFEVADMLEKYYSIEVTNLNHEVASSGQIEINFLHDTLTKAADNVQVYKDVVRNVAKKHNKVANFMPKPIFDESDRRAGDNGSGMHVSVSLWTKSHAAKDSNNHRNIFYDPSDEYAEFSQAGRYFIGGLLDHAASLACLVAPTVNSYYRMVPGFEAPVYAAWSRGNRSAIIRVPVNERGSSGSKRIEFRAPDPSANPYLAFSAVVSAGLDGIKKKTDPGDPINENIYKMTDDQRRSLGIKPLPGSLQDSIAALESDLGYLKSCFSDELLETYLSLKEKEVEEAGDCSKERQFRMYYDV, from the coding sequence ATGTCCTTTAGAGATGCGAGTTCGTTAGAGGAGCTGCAGCAGAAGAATAATAGCAGCAGTGGCCCGGATGACATCACGTCTGCCGAATTTCTCCAGCTAAGGTACACTGATGTTCCCGGCAGGTTTTTGGCAAAGTATGTTTTCAGCGGAAACAAGAGCCTCCGCGAGTATTTCAAAAGCGGAGTTGGCCTGGACGGCTCGTCCGTCAGGGGCTTTGCCACCATAGACGAGTCGGACCTTCTGCTGGTCCCAGACAGGTCGACCCTGAGAAGACTTCCCCTGCCTGACTTTAACGTGGCGACGGTGATTGCTGACGTGTACAGGGGCTTTGGCAGGGGAAGGCTGCCGCGGGACCCGAGGCACGTATCGCAGTGCGTAGAAGAGCGCCTCGCCTATGACGGGCTTGCCTGCCAGGTCGGGCCCGAGGTAGAGTGCTTTATTTTTGACGACATGGTCTTTTCTGGAGGCCACGAAGCCAAAATCGTGTCTGTAGAAGATGAAGGCCAGAGCAAGTATCCGCTGCGCAGAAAGGGGGGATACGACGCGCCGCCCTTTCAGGATTCTTTGATGGAGTTCAGGTTTGAAGTCGCAGACATGCTTGAGAAGTACTATTCAATCGAGGTCACAAACCTGAACCACGAAGTCGCAAGCAGCGGCCAGATAGAGATCAACTTTTTGCATGACACGCTCACCAAGGCGGCTGACAACGTCCAGGTGTACAAAGACGTCGTCAGAAACGTGGCAAAGAAACACAACAAGGTGGCAAACTTTATGCCCAAACCGATCTTTGATGAAAGCGACAGGAGGGCCGGCGACAACGGCTCGGGCATGCACGTCAGCGTGAGCCTGTGGACCAAATCCCATGCTGCTAAAGACAGCAACAACCATCGCAACATTTTCTACGACCCTTCTGACGAATACGCCGAGTTTAGCCAGGCGGGGAGGTACTTTATCGGAGGGCTGCTGGACCACGCGGCTTCGCTTGCCTGCCTTGTTGCGCCGACGGTAAACTCGTACTACAGGATGGTTCCTGGCTTTGAAGCGCCAGTGTACGCCGCGTGGTCCCGGGGAAACAGGTCGGCCATCATACGGGTGCCGGTAAACGAGAGGGGAAGCTCTGGATCAAAGCGCATCGAGTTTCGAGCGCCAGATCCTTCGGCCAACCCGTACCTGGCATTTTCCGCCGTCGTGTCTGCAGGGCTTGACGGCATCAAGAAAAAGACGGACCCCGGAGACCCGATAAACGAAAACATCTACAAAATGACTGACGACCAGAGGCGCAGCCTTGGGATAAAGCCCCTCCCGGGCAGCCTGCAAGACTCGATTGCCGCATTGGAGAGCGATTTGGGCTACCTAAAGTCGTGCTTTAGCGACGAGCTGCTAGAGACTTATCTTTCCCTCAAGGAAAAAGAGGTGGAAGAGGCTGGAGACTGCTCAAAGGAGCGACAGTTCAGGATGTACTATGACGTATAA
- a CDS encoding translin family protein, producing MSSSWQNSGSSSKSFIQTSRAKGRTHMPVVVTSSIQGSLEAIDKDLKDVQERREKLIKGTRDAVTLCSKSIIAMHHGQLGEAAEMMGQAKAMLVEFRVHAGDDLYRYIAVAEQELVEAYVLRAVMEGSSQLPSMADLEVSGPSYLTGLLDCVGEIKRLVYDRMRSGNEKDAESLFAVMEDIYGAVYPFAVYDNIVAGLRKKLDVARMLIEDIRAVVTEEKRRKAMVDAIDGLEKRLPGGRGNI from the coding sequence ATGTCGTCATCATGGCAGAATAGTGGTAGTAGTAGCAAGTCTTTTATCCAGACCAGCCGCGCTAAAGGGCGTACACACATGCCAGTTGTTGTTACCAGCAGCATACAGGGCTCGCTTGAAGCCATCGACAAGGACCTAAAGGACGTGCAGGAGCGCCGGGAAAAACTGATCAAGGGGACGCGCGATGCAGTGACGCTCTGCAGCAAGTCGATAATCGCGATGCACCACGGCCAGCTTGGCGAGGCAGCTGAAATGATGGGCCAGGCAAAGGCGATGCTCGTAGAGTTCCGCGTCCACGCCGGCGACGACCTCTATCGTTACATCGCAGTGGCAGAGCAAGAGCTGGTGGAGGCGTACGTGCTGCGCGCAGTCATGGAAGGATCGTCGCAGCTCCCGTCGATGGCCGACCTTGAAGTCTCTGGTCCGTCATACCTCACCGGGCTTTTGGATTGCGTCGGCGAGATAAAGAGGCTGGTGTACGACCGCATGAGGTCCGGCAACGAGAAGGACGCCGAGAGCCTGTTTGCAGTGATGGAGGACATTTACGGCGCGGTCTATCCATTTGCAGTGTACGACAACATCGTGGCCGGCCTGCGGAAAAAGCTGGACGTGGCAAGGATGCTTATTGAGGACATCCGGGCAGTAGTCACGGAGGAAAAGAGGCGCAAGGCGATGGTCGATGCCATAGACGGCCTTGAAAAGAGGCTGCCGGGTGGAAGAGGAAATATTTAA
- a CDS encoding transcription initiation factor IIB, with amino-acid sequence MKTSLVSPCKHEKTVTDPESGEIICRSCGLVISDKIQEMRPEWRAFTSQEADDRARTGIPSSLARHDMGLSTVIARTDKDASGRLIEGVMKSTMDRLRAWDFRTQAHSPTDRNLRQAFSELDRLKDKLSLSDAVVEKTAYIYRKAQERGLVRGRTISATLGAALYIAIRETGMSRTLKDIAETSNVKRKDLARMYRLVVLELDLKIPMIDPMKCIARVASKSGLSEKTKRHAMNIMYDVVKSGMSAGKDPMGLAASVLYMASLETGENRTQTDIAEAAGVTEVTVRNRYKNLKSRLDSLAN; translated from the coding sequence ATGAAAACATCACTAGTATCCCCGTGCAAACACGAAAAGACGGTCACAGACCCAGAGTCTGGCGAGATTATTTGCCGGAGCTGCGGACTTGTGATATCGGACAAGATACAGGAGATGCGGCCCGAATGGCGCGCGTTTACCTCTCAGGAGGCAGACGACAGGGCGAGGACTGGAATCCCCAGTTCCCTTGCACGCCATGACATGGGCCTGTCTACAGTGATTGCAAGGACAGACAAGGACGCAAGCGGGCGCCTGATAGAGGGTGTCATGAAGTCTACGATGGACAGGCTGAGGGCGTGGGATTTCCGCACGCAGGCCCACTCGCCGACTGACAGGAACCTCAGGCAGGCGTTCTCGGAGCTGGACAGGCTAAAAGACAAGCTGTCGCTGTCCGACGCCGTGGTGGAAAAGACGGCTTATATATACAGAAAAGCGCAAGAGCGCGGTCTTGTAAGGGGCAGAACCATATCTGCAACCCTGGGAGCTGCGCTGTACATTGCGATACGTGAGACAGGCATGTCAAGGACGCTCAAAGACATCGCCGAGACCAGCAACGTCAAACGCAAGGACCTGGCAAGGATGTACAGGCTCGTAGTGCTTGAGCTGGACCTGAAAATCCCGATGATTGACCCGATGAAATGCATTGCAAGGGTTGCAAGCAAGTCGGGATTGAGCGAAAAGACCAAGCGTCATGCTATGAACATAATGTATGATGTAGTAAAGAGCGGCATGTCCGCCGGCAAGGACCCGATGGGACTTGCCGCATCAGTGCTGTACATGGCGTCGCTTGAGACAGGCGAGAACAGGACCCAGACAGACATCGCCGAGGCCGCGGGAGTCACCGAAGTGACCGTCAGAAACAGGTACAAGAATCTAAAGAGCCGGCTTGATTCGCTGGCGAATTAG
- a CDS encoding cation diffusion facilitator family transporter, which translates to MAASADVSIIKRNALRYSLAAIASVFVFEFTAGIITNSLAVLTDSTHALLDAVVTAILIIAVSLAAKPRDKEHTYGHGRIETIGGFIGGAALFVVSIFFIYEAAARLAFGGTAALSVNPGMIGFAAVVYTLAVDAFRMAVLGRAMRKTRSGAATLKADLYHAIADFASTAVALVGLWLVTTGFYQGDAIAAVILGAFLAYLSSKFAYQNAFELTDSIPPRLVARVRQAAAETDGVLDCKDVKMRRVGNDIFAEVTISLKADISFEKAHEISAQVERNIESSLAQAGDSVESITVHFEPIYGPDLPLESIIERAAARVSGVKGVHNIIVSRVVDGTDRLEISLHIQVNRSASLSEAHAIASAVEESIKGQVKRAENVTVHLEPLMPEVAGVQPLADIEIQNSIRQIVLASGDIKKVGRIATFRTDEDTLKIDVDIGFSTERPSTIEQVHELVTEIEKQIRAKYPGSIVTIHAEPG; encoded by the coding sequence GTGGCAGCGTCTGCCGACGTTTCCATCATCAAGAGAAATGCTCTGCGCTATTCGCTTGCAGCAATAGCGTCCGTTTTTGTCTTTGAATTTACAGCAGGCATCATCACAAACAGCCTTGCTGTCCTGACAGACAGCACTCACGCGCTACTCGACGCTGTCGTGACTGCGATACTGATAATTGCGGTGAGCCTTGCAGCCAAGCCCCGCGACAAAGAGCACACGTACGGCCATGGCAGGATAGAGACGATAGGCGGCTTTATCGGAGGAGCGGCGCTTTTCGTAGTTTCAATATTTTTCATCTACGAGGCGGCGGCAAGGCTTGCGTTTGGAGGCACGGCTGCGCTCTCGGTCAACCCCGGCATGATAGGCTTTGCGGCAGTCGTGTACACGCTTGCAGTCGACGCTTTCAGGATGGCGGTGCTTGGCAGGGCGATGCGCAAGACAAGAAGTGGCGCGGCCACGCTCAAGGCAGACCTCTACCATGCAATAGCAGACTTTGCCTCAACTGCGGTAGCCCTTGTCGGCCTGTGGCTTGTCACCACCGGCTTTTACCAGGGCGACGCAATTGCCGCGGTGATCCTGGGTGCATTTCTTGCATATCTCAGCAGCAAGTTTGCATACCAGAACGCGTTTGAGCTTACAGACAGCATCCCGCCGCGGCTTGTGGCAAGGGTGCGCCAGGCGGCCGCAGAGACAGATGGCGTGCTTGACTGCAAGGACGTCAAGATGAGAAGGGTAGGAAACGATATTTTTGCAGAAGTCACGATAAGCCTAAAGGCAGACATTAGCTTTGAAAAAGCGCACGAGATAAGCGCGCAGGTGGAGCGCAACATCGAGTCGAGCCTTGCGCAGGCTGGTGACTCTGTTGAAAGCATCACCGTGCACTTTGAGCCGATATACGGCCCTGACCTGCCGCTTGAATCGATAATCGAGCGTGCGGCAGCGCGTGTATCGGGAGTAAAGGGTGTCCACAACATTATCGTTTCAAGGGTTGTCGACGGCACCGACAGGCTCGAGATCTCGCTCCACATCCAGGTCAACAGGTCTGCGAGCCTGAGCGAGGCGCACGCAATAGCAAGCGCTGTCGAAGAGTCGATAAAGGGCCAGGTAAAGCGCGCGGAAAACGTGACGGTGCACCTGGAGCCTTTGATGCCAGAGGTGGCCGGCGTCCAGCCGCTGGCAGACATCGAAATCCAGAACTCTATAAGGCAGATAGTTCTGGCATCGGGCGACATCAAAAAAGTGGGAAGGATAGCAACGTTTAGGACCGACGAAGACACGCTCAAGATAGACGTCGACATTGGCTTTTCCACTGAAAGGCCGTCCACCATAGAGCAGGTGCACGAGTTAGTGACAGAAATAGAAAAACAGATACGCGCCAAGTACCCCGGCTCCATAGTCACGATACACGCAGAGCCGGGCTGA
- a CDS encoding Sec-independent protein translocase subunit TatA/TatB, producing the protein MPFSGLLLDIAGSEWAIIILVALILIFGTKRLPQVSRSLGKAVGEYEKARQQFRQEMQDATEQARREAGISKVPRITSPVATEREKLEVIATSLGIDCAGKSDEELRSLISQRMNA; encoded by the coding sequence ATGCCGTTTTCCGGCCTGCTCTTGGACATTGCGGGGTCAGAGTGGGCAATAATAATCCTGGTTGCGCTCATCCTCATCTTTGGCACAAAGCGCCTGCCGCAGGTCTCGCGTTCGTTGGGAAAAGCGGTAGGCGAGTACGAAAAGGCCCGCCAGCAGTTTAGGCAAGAGATGCAGGACGCAACCGAGCAGGCAAGGAGGGAAGCCGGCATCAGCAAGGTCCCCCGGATCACAAGCCCCGTTGCGACAGAGCGAGAAAAGCTGGAAGTGATAGCAACCTCGCTTGGCATCGACTGCGCCGGCAAGAGCGACGAGGAGCTCAGGTCACTCATCTCGCAGCGCATGAACGCATAA
- a CDS encoding resolvase — translation MGSNIRRSRGYAFEHGLVERFNSLKEWHARRLGGSSTGLPDIVAVNNKQGILLTIEAKSGTSDILYVPQDQIERCIVVTEMFAIYPTRHIVFAFKFMSKKRFRRKNATVYEQRKLAEYYKVADALASMKPLPVVKCTYDGRTFAMLDGKTVELNLPDLPMPFQQHHNNNNDDGAKK, via the coding sequence TTGGGCAGCAACATTCGCAGGAGCAGGGGCTACGCCTTTGAGCATGGGCTTGTTGAGCGCTTTAACTCGCTAAAAGAGTGGCACGCGCGCCGCCTCGGCGGATCATCGACAGGCCTGCCGGACATTGTCGCGGTAAACAACAAGCAAGGGATACTGCTCACTATCGAGGCCAAGTCCGGCACAAGCGACATCCTGTACGTGCCGCAGGACCAGATCGAAAGATGCATAGTAGTCACGGAAATGTTTGCCATCTACCCTACCCGCCACATAGTTTTTGCATTCAAGTTCATGAGCAAAAAGAGGTTCAGGCGCAAGAACGCGACCGTGTACGAGCAGCGCAAACTGGCAGAATACTACAAGGTTGCAGACGCGCTTGCGAGCATGAAGCCGCTTCCCGTAGTAAAGTGCACGTACGACGGCAGGACGTTTGCGATGCTTGACGGCAAGACGGTGGAACTGAACCTGCCTGACCTGCCAATGCCATTTCAGCAACACCATAACAATAACAACGATGATGGTGCAAAGAAATAA
- a CDS encoding cyclophilin-like fold protein, translated as MTNKKKKALLLEFSKIGEKVEIELDDTQSPRTVGAIVDSLPLTMTIERWGDELYSEATPVKVAEENARSEVCLFDVAYWPQGSALCFFYGPTPITSKAGKILPYSPVNIVGRIKSRPADIQDFLRRVEEAHVAERVPVVLR; from the coding sequence ATGACGAACAAGAAAAAGAAGGCATTATTACTTGAATTTTCAAAGATAGGCGAAAAGGTAGAGATAGAGCTTGACGACACGCAATCGCCCCGGACGGTCGGGGCTATTGTCGACAGCCTTCCGCTGACCATGACAATAGAAAGATGGGGCGACGAACTGTATTCAGAGGCAACGCCGGTAAAGGTTGCAGAGGAAAATGCAAGATCGGAGGTATGCCTGTTCGATGTCGCATACTGGCCGCAAGGCAGCGCCCTGTGCTTCTTTTACGGGCCCACGCCGATAACAAGCAAGGCCGGCAAGATACTGCCGTACTCGCCTGTCAACATTGTCGGCAGGATAAAGTCAAGGCCTGCAGACATACAGGATTTTCTGCGCAGGGTAGAAGAGGCGCACGTAGCGGAGCGTGTGCCCGTGGTTCTGCGCTAG
- a CDS encoding Lrp/AsnC ligand binding domain-containing protein has translation MPSSAYILINCELGCENAVIDELKTLPGVVEASQIYGSTFDIIVKVWAETEERLKEIINRRIRRIEKVKATQTMMVVELHSRS, from the coding sequence ATGCCTTCATCTGCATACATCCTGATCAACTGCGAGCTTGGATGCGAAAACGCAGTCATTGACGAGCTCAAGACGCTGCCAGGAGTCGTCGAAGCAAGCCAGATTTACGGTTCCACTTTTGACATAATTGTCAAAGTCTGGGCAGAGACTGAAGAACGGCTAAAGGAGATCATAAACAGGCGCATAAGGCGGATTGAAAAAGTCAAGGCGACACAGACAATGATGGTAGTGGAACTGCACAGCCGCAGCTAG
- a CDS encoding Lrp/AsnC family transcriptional regulator has translation MDKTDVKILEKMLSDARMSYRKIAEEIGVSPPTVLARVEKLEKEGIVKSYSALLDHEKLGYDLTAIIDITAAKGKIIEIEKQIAKFPNVCAVYDITGLTDMTVIAKFRNRKELSNFVKKDLSLQYVERTNTHVVLITVKEDFRFVES, from the coding sequence ATGGACAAAACAGATGTAAAGATACTCGAAAAGATGCTGTCAGATGCACGAATGTCCTACCGGAAAATAGCAGAGGAGATCGGCGTTTCGCCCCCGACAGTTCTTGCAAGGGTGGAAAAGCTGGAAAAGGAAGGCATAGTCAAGTCCTACTCTGCCCTGCTTGACCACGAAAAATTGGGCTACGACCTGACCGCAATAATTGACATAACTGCCGCCAAGGGCAAGATAATCGAGATCGAAAAACAGATAGCCAAATTCCCAAACGTCTGCGCGGTCTATGACATAACGGGCCTGACGGACATGACAGTCATTGCCAAGTTCAGGAACAGAAAGGAGCTCAGCAACTTTGTGAAAAAAGACCTTTCGCTGCAGTACGTCGAAAGGACAAACACGCACGTGGTACTGATAACCGTAAAAGAGGATTTCAGGTTTGTTGAGAGCTAG
- a CDS encoding thermonuclease family protein, whose protein sequence is MAPLPVFALAAAASNDDDYAGVTIDKLLVVPEGGQFEAGRQMSIRVNITSSSQQQGPIFYIVQVQDPDGYTDYLKWEQVAFTGQRTFEFSWTPQKEGRYIIQAFVWDSLSSPKPLSQASAGFLDIAGTTSVAHCVGAAVCFSGTVTKITDGDTIRVNNIAIRLALVNTPERGQPGYKEATDFTRALCPVGSTALVDEDDEQQAGSYDRMVAKVFCGDKVLNAELLNAKHAVILTTFCDKSEFASEPWARQYGCR, encoded by the coding sequence TTGGCGCCGCTTCCCGTGTTCGCTCTGGCGGCAGCGGCTAGCAATGATGATGATTATGCTGGCGTCACGATAGACAAGCTGCTGGTTGTGCCAGAGGGAGGCCAATTTGAAGCCGGAAGGCAAATGTCGATACGGGTAAACATTACTTCTTCCAGCCAACAACAGGGCCCAATTTTCTACATTGTACAAGTACAGGACCCGGATGGTTATACTGATTACCTAAAGTGGGAGCAGGTCGCATTTACGGGGCAGCGCACTTTTGAGTTTTCTTGGACGCCGCAAAAAGAGGGGAGGTACATAATCCAGGCCTTTGTCTGGGACAGCCTGTCCTCCCCAAAACCGCTATCCCAAGCCTCCGCCGGTTTTCTTGACATTGCTGGCACAACCTCCGTAGCCCATTGCGTAGGTGCCGCCGTATGCTTTTCCGGCACGGTCACAAAAATAACTGATGGCGACACAATTCGGGTCAACAACATTGCAATCCGTCTTGCACTTGTAAACACGCCTGAAAGAGGCCAGCCGGGATACAAGGAGGCGACAGACTTTACTAGGGCGTTGTGCCCGGTCGGCTCGACTGCGCTTGTAGACGAGGATGATGAGCAGCAGGCGGGGAGCTATGACAGAATGGTGGCAAAGGTGTTTTGCGGCGACAAGGTGCTAAACGCCGAGCTCCTAAACGCCAAGCACGCCGTCATTCTCACGACATTCTGCGACAAAAGCGAGTTTGCCTCAGAACCGTGGGCCCGCCAGTACGGCTGCCGCTAG
- a CDS encoding Glu/Leu/Phe/Val family dehydrogenase produces MSQPINPFEMALKQLDEAAKLIKLDNGMHQVLAHPKRVLTVSIPVKMDSGEVKVFTGFRSQHNDARGPYKGGIRYHPQVSIDEVKALSMWMTWKCAVADIPYGGGKGGIICNPKEMSKGELERMTRRYAYSIADIIGPHTDIPAPDVYTGGNEMAWIMDTYSALKGNYVQPEVITGKPLSIGGSLGRNEATGRGLSFTVREAAKKLKINMKNATVAVQGFGNAGQFASQLVEEQGATVIAASDSKGGVYNKAGMSAQALRKHKEKTGSVVGFSGAKPISNEDLLETDCTILIPAALENQINGKNAKNIKAKIVAEAANGPTTPEADDVLFKNKTLVIPDILANGGGVTVSYFEWLQNLRREYWSEAEVNQKLDKNITKAFLDIYHTHEEYGVNMRKASMVLAVNRVVEAIKTRGLWP; encoded by the coding sequence ATGTCCCAGCCAATCAACCCTTTTGAGATGGCACTCAAGCAACTTGACGAAGCAGCGAAGCTAATAAAGCTCGATAATGGCATGCACCAGGTCCTGGCGCATCCAAAGCGGGTCCTGACAGTCTCGATCCCGGTCAAGATGGACTCTGGCGAGGTCAAGGTTTTCACCGGTTTTAGGTCGCAGCACAACGACGCCCGCGGCCCGTACAAGGGCGGAATCCGCTACCACCCGCAGGTCTCAATCGACGAAGTAAAGGCGCTGTCGATGTGGATGACCTGGAAGTGCGCAGTTGCCGACATCCCGTACGGGGGAGGCAAGGGCGGGATCATCTGCAACCCAAAGGAAATGTCAAAGGGCGAGCTTGAAAGGATGACGCGGCGCTATGCCTACAGCATTGCCGACATCATTGGCCCGCATACCGACATCCCCGCCCCCGATGTCTACACCGGAGGCAACGAGATGGCATGGATAATGGACACCTACTCTGCGCTAAAGGGCAACTATGTGCAGCCCGAAGTTATCACCGGCAAGCCCCTCTCAATCGGCGGCTCGCTTGGCAGAAACGAGGCTACCGGCAGAGGGCTGTCCTTCACGGTGAGGGAAGCGGCAAAGAAGCTAAAGATAAACATGAAAAACGCCACGGTCGCGGTGCAGGGCTTTGGAAACGCCGGCCAGTTTGCGTCGCAGCTCGTTGAAGAGCAGGGCGCAACAGTCATCGCGGCGTCTGACTCTAAGGGCGGCGTCTACAACAAGGCCGGCATGTCCGCGCAGGCGCTTCGCAAGCACAAGGAAAAGACAGGCTCTGTCGTCGGGTTTTCCGGCGCCAAGCCGATAAGCAACGAGGACTTGCTGGAAACCGACTGCACAATCCTGATACCTGCCGCGCTTGAAAACCAGATAAACGGCAAGAACGCCAAGAATATCAAGGCCAAGATAGTTGCCGAGGCTGCCAACGGCCCGACCACTCCTGAAGCCGACGATGTGCTGTTCAAGAACAAGACGCTTGTGATACCGGACATCCTGGCAAACGGGGGCGGCGTCACGGTCTCGTATTTTGAGTGGCTGCAGAACCTACGGCGCGAGTACTGGTCGGAGGCCGAAGTCAACCAGAAACTTGACAAGAACATCACAAAGGCGTTCCTCGACATCTACCATACGCACGAGGAATACGGCGTCAACATGCGCAAGGCCTCGATGGTCCTGGCAGTCAACAGGGTCGTCGAAGCGATCAAGACCCGCGGCCTCTGGCCGTAA
- a CDS encoding NAD(P)H-hydrate dehydratase, whose protein sequence is MAVITTINLPLAKKLMPPRRASSKKGDNGTVLVAGGSRFYHGAPVFTSMAALRAGTDLVYTAVPRSIITEVRCFSPALIALPLPDDKLTVGAANRLAAMLPKKPDAAAIGMGMSIAGPEAIIALARKLKERGTKILLDASALVPEILPEIANANAVVTPHAGEYKRLFGEEAGETEKERIANVSANAKKHGITILLKGPTDIVSDGKSTGINRTHNCAMTVGGTGDVLAGITAGLMCKVPPFEAALLAVYFNGLAGNLAFNRVGLHMTSTDLLEDLPVAMKRFDVIIK, encoded by the coding sequence GTGGCCGTAATCACTACCATAAACCTGCCGCTAGCCAAGAAACTGATGCCGCCTCGCAGGGCGTCGTCAAAAAAGGGCGACAACGGCACGGTGCTTGTAGCTGGCGGAAGCCGGTTCTACCACGGGGCGCCAGTGTTTACCAGCATGGCCGCGCTCCGTGCAGGCACAGACCTTGTCTATACAGCGGTTCCACGCTCGATAATCACAGAGGTGCGCTGCTTTTCGCCAGCGCTCATTGCGCTTCCGCTTCCGGACGACAAGCTGACCGTGGGTGCGGCAAACAGGCTTGCCGCAATGCTTCCAAAAAAGCCCGACGCTGCGGCCATAGGAATGGGCATGAGCATCGCCGGCCCGGAAGCGATAATCGCGCTTGCAAGAAAGCTCAAAGAACGCGGGACGAAAATCCTGCTCGACGCATCCGCGCTTGTGCCAGAGATACTCCCGGAAATTGCCAATGCAAACGCCGTCGTGACTCCCCATGCAGGCGAATACAAGAGGCTGTTTGGAGAGGAAGCCGGCGAAACGGAAAAGGAAAGGATTGCAAACGTGTCTGCCAATGCAAAAAAGCACGGCATAACCATCCTGCTCAAGGGTCCCACCGACATTGTTTCTGACGGCAAGAGCACAGGGATAAACCGCACGCACAACTGCGCCATGACGGTCGGGGGCACCGGCGACGTGCTTGCAGGCATTACCGCGGGCCTGATGTGCAAAGTCCCACCCTTTGAAGCGGCGCTGCTTGCAGTCTATTTCAACGGGCTTGCAGGCAACCTTGCGTTTAACCGCGTCGGCCTGCACATGACGTCTACAGACCTGCTGGAAGACCTGCCGGTTGCCATGAAGCGCTTTGACGTGATAATCAAATAA